Proteins found in one Magnolia sinica isolate HGM2019 chromosome 5, MsV1, whole genome shotgun sequence genomic segment:
- the LOC131246598 gene encoding E3 ubiquitin-protein ligase At3g02290-like isoform X1, with protein MGSFCCCPCGEEFEDYASPSNPIYRHCICLRYFIHQLFSGYTAVFQRLEGRTVASPIQGANPLASTGSGTALSDSSLSDAYHSVPRPAPYESDPRYSRLQRDGLVSRREKSLSHFQEESQPLRRNSSSSGVEHLGVGKKRNGLEFEGESKAGRAESSEKTLSAKASQGVAYILSSEDEDVCPTCLDEYTPENPKIMTRCSHHFHLSCIYEWMERSESCPLCGKEMEFCESP; from the exons ATGGGTTCTTTTTGTTGCTGTCCGTGCGGCGAGGAGTTTGAAGATTATGCTTCTCCAAGCAATCCCATATATAGACACTGCATATGCCTAAGATACTTCATACATCAGCTATTTAGTGGG TACACTGCAGTATTTCAGAGACTAGAAGGGCGGACAGTTGCCTCACCAATTCAAGGGGCTAACCCTTTGGCGTCAACTGGATCGGGCACAGCTTTATCTGACAGTTCCTTATCTGATGCATACCACTCTGTTCCCAGACCTGCACCTTACGAATCCGATCCAAGGTATTCTCGTTTACAGCGCGACGGATTGGTCTCAAGACGCGAAAAGTCTCTGAGCCATTTTCAAGAAGAGTCACAGCCACTTAGAAGAAACAGTAGTAGCTCTGGTGTAGAACATTTGGGTGTGGGTAAGAAACGGAATGGACTAGAGTTTGAAGGGGAATCTAAAGCTGGCCGTGCAGAATCCTCCGAGAAGACTTTATCTGCTAAAGCATCACAAGGAGTAGCTTATATACTATCTTCTGAAGATGAAGATGTCTGCCCTACATGTCTCGATG AATATACTCCAGAAAACCCAAAGATAATGACACGATGCTCTCATCATTTTCACCTCAGCTGTATATATGAGTGGATGGAAAGAAGTGAAAGCTGTCCACTTTGTGGCAAG GAAATGGAATTCTGCGAAAGTCCATGA
- the LOC131246598 gene encoding E3 ubiquitin-protein ligase At3g02290-like isoform X3: MGSFCCCPCGEEFEDYASPSNPIYRHCICLRYFIHQLFSGYTAVFQRLEGRTVASPIQGANPLASTGSGTALSDSSLSDAYHSVPRPAPYESDPRYSRLQRDGLVSRREKSLSHFQEESQPLRRNSSSSGVEHLGVGKKRNGLEFEGESKAGRAESSEKTLSAKASQGVAYILSSEDEDVCPTCLDEYTPENPKIMTRCSHHFHLSCIYEWMERSESCPLCGKAYEF, translated from the exons ATGGGTTCTTTTTGTTGCTGTCCGTGCGGCGAGGAGTTTGAAGATTATGCTTCTCCAAGCAATCCCATATATAGACACTGCATATGCCTAAGATACTTCATACATCAGCTATTTAGTGGG TACACTGCAGTATTTCAGAGACTAGAAGGGCGGACAGTTGCCTCACCAATTCAAGGGGCTAACCCTTTGGCGTCAACTGGATCGGGCACAGCTTTATCTGACAGTTCCTTATCTGATGCATACCACTCTGTTCCCAGACCTGCACCTTACGAATCCGATCCAAGGTATTCTCGTTTACAGCGCGACGGATTGGTCTCAAGACGCGAAAAGTCTCTGAGCCATTTTCAAGAAGAGTCACAGCCACTTAGAAGAAACAGTAGTAGCTCTGGTGTAGAACATTTGGGTGTGGGTAAGAAACGGAATGGACTAGAGTTTGAAGGGGAATCTAAAGCTGGCCGTGCAGAATCCTCCGAGAAGACTTTATCTGCTAAAGCATCACAAGGAGTAGCTTATATACTATCTTCTGAAGATGAAGATGTCTGCCCTACATGTCTCGATG AATATACTCCAGAAAACCCAAAGATAATGACACGATGCTCTCATCATTTTCACCTCAGCTGTATATATGAGTGGATGGAAAGAAGTGAAAGCTGTCCACTTTGTGGCAAG Gcttatgaattttga
- the LOC131246598 gene encoding E3 ubiquitin-protein ligase At3g02290-like isoform X2, translating to MGSFCCCPCGEEFEDYASPSNPIYRHCICLRYFIHQLFSGYTAVFQRLEGRTVASPIQGANPLASTGSGTALSDSSLSDAYHSVPRPAPYESDPRYSRLQRDGLVSRREKSLSHFQEESQPLRRNSSSSGVEHLGVGKKRNGLEFEGESKAGRAESSEKTLSAKASQGVAYILSSEDEDVCPTCLDEYTPENPKIMTRCSHHFHLSCIYEWMERSESCPLCGKDINRIL from the exons ATGGGTTCTTTTTGTTGCTGTCCGTGCGGCGAGGAGTTTGAAGATTATGCTTCTCCAAGCAATCCCATATATAGACACTGCATATGCCTAAGATACTTCATACATCAGCTATTTAGTGGG TACACTGCAGTATTTCAGAGACTAGAAGGGCGGACAGTTGCCTCACCAATTCAAGGGGCTAACCCTTTGGCGTCAACTGGATCGGGCACAGCTTTATCTGACAGTTCCTTATCTGATGCATACCACTCTGTTCCCAGACCTGCACCTTACGAATCCGATCCAAGGTATTCTCGTTTACAGCGCGACGGATTGGTCTCAAGACGCGAAAAGTCTCTGAGCCATTTTCAAGAAGAGTCACAGCCACTTAGAAGAAACAGTAGTAGCTCTGGTGTAGAACATTTGGGTGTGGGTAAGAAACGGAATGGACTAGAGTTTGAAGGGGAATCTAAAGCTGGCCGTGCAGAATCCTCCGAGAAGACTTTATCTGCTAAAGCATCACAAGGAGTAGCTTATATACTATCTTCTGAAGATGAAGATGTCTGCCCTACATGTCTCGATG AATATACTCCAGAAAACCCAAAGATAATGACACGATGCTCTCATCATTTTCACCTCAGCTGTATATATGAGTGGATGGAAAGAAGTGAAAGCTGTCCACTTTGTGGCAAG GACATCAACAGGATTTTGTAA